One window of Streptomyces sp. NBC_00273 genomic DNA carries:
- a CDS encoding DUF5959 family protein, protein MNDIVPRELISLADDEGNSVTVNVLGRDPRWSAGLEAEIVVETPFVSGRVDLALYTLRLESWADALNRLDAGEDVAWMEMSRGPSIFIQLTGERDCPEVIVEDESGSMVTVRVPLVPPDGWIADHKERLQQVMKYWVPLLSV, encoded by the coding sequence GTGAACGACATTGTTCCGAGAGAGCTCATCTCTCTCGCAGATGACGAGGGGAACAGCGTCACCGTCAACGTTCTGGGGCGTGATCCCAGGTGGTCCGCCGGGCTGGAAGCCGAGATCGTGGTCGAGACGCCTTTCGTGTCCGGCCGTGTTGACTTGGCGCTGTACACCTTGCGACTGGAGAGCTGGGCGGATGCGCTGAACCGGCTCGATGCTGGCGAGGATGTCGCCTGGATGGAGATGAGCCGTGGCCCGTCGATCTTCATCCAACTCACCGGCGAGCGTGATTGCCCCGAGGTGATCGTGGAGGACGAGTCGGGGTCCATGGTCACCGTTCGAGTGCCGCTCGTGCCGCCGGACGGGTGGATTGCTGACCACAAGGAGCGCCTGCAGCAGGTGATGAAGTACTGGGTTCCGCTGTTGTCAGTCTAG